The Candidatus Thermoplasmatota archaeon nucleotide sequence GCCAGCGTCGGCGAGGGCCACGCTTGCCGCCGTAAGGCCGGCGCAGCGGCTGCCCGCCTCCGCCTCGATGATCTCGACGAAGACGTCGATCGCCGTTCGCGGGAACAGGTGCGTGAGGATGACCGGCCTCAGGGCTTCGCTCGTGACCTTGCTGATCTCCTGGCTTCGCCGGTCCGGCCCCGGCCGCTTGCGATCGCCCACGGAGAACGCGGCCATGTTGTACCGGCAGCGCACGATCGCCTGGGTCGGGTTCATGTCGTGGCGCGGGTGCACCTCGCGCGGGCCGTAGACGCCGGCGAGCACCTTGTTGCCGCCCCATTCGAGGTAGCAGGACCCGTCCGCGCGCTTGAGCACGCCGGCGTGGATCTTGATCGGGCGAAGCTCGTCGGCGGAGCGGCCGTCGATGCGCTTTCCGTTGTTCCACAGTTTCATGCCTTCGGGTGGTTTCATTCCCATGATCGTCACTCCTCGTCGCTTCCGCTGCCGCGCCCGCGTCCGCGTCCGCCGCGCCGTCCCCGGCGCCGGCGGCGGGGCGCTCCCTCGCCGCGAGCGGGCGGTTCCGCCCCGCTGTCGGCGTCGTCCTCGCGCATGCTTGGCGCCTCGTCGCGCTCGCGCGGGGGTCGCGGTTCCCGACGGACCTCGCCGGCTTCCGGGCCCCATTCGCGCCGCCGGCGCGGCTCGTCGTCCCGTCGACGGCCGAAATCGCCGCGCCGGCCGCCTTCGCCGCGCCGGTCGCGACTCCCTTCTCGGCGTCCGAAGTCGCCGCGCGGCCGATCCCGGTCGCGGGGCGGCCCGCGCCGCTCGAAGCGGTCCTCGGGGGGGAACTCCTCCTCGGTCACCGGCGTTCCCGCGGGTTTGTAGTCGGCCAGGAAGGCGCGAACGCGGTCCGTAAGCCCGGAGGTGTGCGCGTTCTCCTCGATCATGCGCAGCGCCGCGATGGCCATGGCCACGTCGGGCGCCTCGCCGTCGATCCAGATGACGCCGTTTTGCCCCACGAACGTGCGCGTGGCCGTGGCCGTCTTGATCTGGGAGATCATGGAGCCGTTCTTGCCGATCACGCGCGGGACCTTCGTGGGCGCGATCTCAACGGTCGTGCCGCCCTGGAGCTTGCGGCACTGGCGGTCCTTCATGGTCGCGACCGCCTTCTTGAGGGGGTCCACGTTGAGAATCTTCACGAGAACGGTGTCGCCGGGAGCGAGGTACTTCGTGGTCTCGCCGAACTCGACGCGCCAAGGCACGTCGTTCACGTGCATGCCCACGTCCGTGGGCGCGCCGACGTTGAGGTACCAGTTGCTCGGGCCCGCTTCGACGACGGTCGCGACGACCATGTCGTTGCGCTGCGGGTCGTAGCGTCCCGAGAGCGAGATCACGCCGATCGTGTCGCCGCGCACGAGCCGAAGGCCCAGGCGGGCGGCGTACACGCGGCCGGCTTCCTTGTAGGTGTTGGGGCCCGGCTTGAAGCGGCCCGAGTCGTCCAATACGTCGCCGGGCACCACGAGGGTCCGGCTTTCTTGTTCGTCCATGGTTTCACGTTCCTTGCGCGCCGGTCAGCGGCGCCGGGGCGCCGCGCGTCGCGGTCGTTTCTTCATTTGATGAGTCGGGTCTCCACGTTGCCGTGGGTCTTCCGGTTGAGTTCGTCGAAGAACTCGGTCTGCATTCCGGCGGGCATCTCGACGACGCCCATCCAGCTTCCGTCCTTC carries:
- the rrp41 gene encoding exosome complex exonuclease Rrp41 produces the protein MKPPEGMKLWNNGKRIDGRSADELRPIKIHAGVLKRADGSCYLEWGGNKVLAGVYGPREVHPRHDMNPTQAIVRCRYNMAAFSVGDRKRPGPDRRSQEISKVTSEALRPVILTHLFPRTAIDVFVEIIEAEAGSRCAGLTAASVALADAGIPMKGMVAACAAGKIDGHVVLDLAREEDNYGETDLPIATIPRTGEIVLLQMDGDFTDEELSQAIDMAIQACARIHEIQKQALRDRYKDAAVTDRPPAPPDMEPPTASDEGADVLEKPAGGSEEGW
- the rrp4 gene encoding exosome complex RNA-binding protein Rrp4, giving the protein MDEQESRTLVVPGDVLDDSGRFKPGPNTYKEAGRVYAARLGLRLVRGDTIGVISLSGRYDPQRNDMVVATVVEAGPSNWYLNVGAPTDVGMHVNDVPWRVEFGETTKYLAPGDTVLVKILNVDPLKKAVATMKDRQCRKLQGGTTVEIAPTKVPRVIGKNGSMISQIKTATATRTFVGQNGVIWIDGEAPDVAMAIAALRMIEENAHTSGLTDRVRAFLADYKPAGTPVTEEEFPPEDRFERRGPPRDRDRPRGDFGRREGSRDRRGEGGRRGDFGRRRDDEPRRRREWGPEAGEVRREPRPPRERDEAPSMREDDADSGAEPPARGEGAPRRRRRGRRGGRGRGRGSGSDEE